One genomic window of Nicotiana sylvestris chromosome 10, ASM39365v2, whole genome shotgun sequence includes the following:
- the LOC104223421 gene encoding CBS domain-containing protein CBSCBSPB1-like isoform X3, translated as MAASVGGRTPSRRSLSMKSLSSHSKKKTGGVDNVGGLPVSPHRKSLPSSRSMGLAGERTVKRLKLSKALTVPETTSIYEACRRMAARRVDALLLTDSNALLCGILTDKDIATRVIAGEVNIQETPVSKVMTKHPVFVLSDTLAVEALQKMVLGKFRHLPVVENGEVIALLDIAKCLYDAIARLERAAEKGKAIVAAVEGVEKNWGACISGGSDSFIETLRERMFRPSLSTIISENPKTVTVEPSDNVLDAAKKMLETQTSSAVVAVHRKPRGILTSKDILMRVIAQDLSPKSILVERVMTPNPECATTDTPIVDALHTMHDGKFLHLPVVDRDGIVVAVVDVLHITHAAVATVGNTAGVNSEVANTRMQKFWDSAMELSPDEEEETRSIGSLKLASEGAELRRSISYPSSSLPNTFAFKIQDRAGRMHRFNCDIRSMTDLITAIIQRVGDDIDRKNLPQILYEDEDHDKVVLATKSDLTAAVDHARSAGWKETDLHMFWQWKETSSQAALLYQQYFTHRIFFGT; from the exons GGGTCTGGCTGGGGAGCGGACAGTGAAGAGACTTAAGTTGTCTAAAGCTTTAACAGTACCTGAGACTACAAGTATTTATGAAGCATGCCGCAGGATGGCTGCTCGCAGAGTTGATGCTCTATTGCTGACCGATTCAAATGCATTACTATGTGGTATCTTGACGGATAAG GATATTGCAACAAGAGTTATTGCGGGCGAAGTCAATATTCAGGAAACACCTGTTTCAAAGGTTATGACGAAACATCCTGTTTTTGTGCTTTCTGACACACTTGCTGTAGAAGCATTGCAGAAAATGGTGCTAG GAAAATTTAGACATTTGCCAGTTGTAGAAAATGGAGAGGTCATTGCATTGCTTGATATAGCAAAATGTCTTTATGATGCTATTGCTCGCCTTGAAAGGGCAGCAGAGAAAGGAAAGGCCATAGTAGCGGCTGTTGAGGGAGTTGAAAAAAACTGGGGAGCGTGTATTTCTG GTGGCTCTGATTCCTTTATTGAAACACTTCGGGAGCGAATGTTCCGGCCTTCACTCTCTACCATCATTTCTGAGAATCCAAA GACTGTTACAGTTGAACCAAGCGATAATGTTCTAGACGCAGCTAAAAAGATGCTTGAAACTCAAACAAGCTCCGCAGTCGTGGCCGTTCACAGGAAACCACGAGGAATTTTAAC GTCAAAGGACATATTAATGCGAGTTATAGCACAAGATCTTTCGCCAAAGTCCATTCTTGTTGAGAGG GTAATGACTCCCAATCCTGAATGTGCTACGACGGATACACCTATTGTTGATGCTTTACATACAATGCATGATGGGAAATTTTTACACCTTCCTGTAGTTGATAGAG ATGGAATTGTAGTTGCTGTGGTTGATGTGCTTCATATCACTCATGCAGCTGTAGCCACT GTGGGAAATACTGCTGGGGTGAATAGCGAAGTTGCAAACACTAGGATGCAAAAGTTTTGGGATTCAGCTATGGAATTGTCCCCAGATGAGGAGGAAGAGACACGGAG CATTGGTTCCTTGAAATTGGCTTCTGAAGGGGCAGAATTGAGAAGATCTATTTCCTATCCTTCATCGAGCCTTCCAAATACTTTTGCATTCAAGATTCAAGACAGAGCAGGGAGGATGCACAGATTCAACTGCG ATATTCGGAGCATGACAGATCTCATAACTGCAATTATTCAGAGAGTGGGGGATGATATCGACCGAAAGAACCTTCCTCAAATTCTG TATGAAGATGAAGACCATGACAAGGTTGTATTAGCAACAAAGAGTGATCTCACAGCTGCCGTTGACCATGCAAGATCTGCAGGTTGGAAG GAAACAGACTTGCACATGTTTTGGCAATGGAAGGAGACAAGCAGCCAAGCAGCACTCCTTTATCAGCAATATTTCACCCACCGGATATTTTTTGGAACTTGA
- the LOC104223421 gene encoding CBS domain-containing protein CBSCBSPB1-like isoform X4 has translation MAASVGGRTPSRRSLSMKSLSSHSKKKTGGVDNVGGLPVSPHRKSLPSSRSMGLAGERTVKRLKLSKALTVPETTSIYEACRRMAARRVDALLLTDSNALLCGILTDKDIATRVIAGEVNIQETPVSKVMTKHPVFVLSDTLAVEALQKMVLGKFRHLPVVENGEVIALLDIAKCLYDAIARLERAAEKGKAIVAAVEGVEKNWGACISGGSDSFIETLRERMFRPSLSTIISENPKTVTVEPSDNVLDAAKKMLETQTSSAVVAVHRKPRGILTSKDILMRVIAQDLSPKSILVERVMTPNPECATTDTPIVDALHTMHDGKFLHLPVVDRDGIVVAVVDVLHITHAAVATVGNTAGVNSEVANTRMQKFWDSAMELSPDEEEETRSIGSLKLASEGAELRRSISYPSSSLPNTFAFKIQDRAGRMHRFNCDIRSMTDLITAIIQRVGDDIDRKNLPQILYEDEDHDKVVLATKSDLTAAVDHARSAGWKVRQTDEYASSISVARAQLDRSDRQTSRPLQ, from the exons GGGTCTGGCTGGGGAGCGGACAGTGAAGAGACTTAAGTTGTCTAAAGCTTTAACAGTACCTGAGACTACAAGTATTTATGAAGCATGCCGCAGGATGGCTGCTCGCAGAGTTGATGCTCTATTGCTGACCGATTCAAATGCATTACTATGTGGTATCTTGACGGATAAG GATATTGCAACAAGAGTTATTGCGGGCGAAGTCAATATTCAGGAAACACCTGTTTCAAAGGTTATGACGAAACATCCTGTTTTTGTGCTTTCTGACACACTTGCTGTAGAAGCATTGCAGAAAATGGTGCTAG GAAAATTTAGACATTTGCCAGTTGTAGAAAATGGAGAGGTCATTGCATTGCTTGATATAGCAAAATGTCTTTATGATGCTATTGCTCGCCTTGAAAGGGCAGCAGAGAAAGGAAAGGCCATAGTAGCGGCTGTTGAGGGAGTTGAAAAAAACTGGGGAGCGTGTATTTCTG GTGGCTCTGATTCCTTTATTGAAACACTTCGGGAGCGAATGTTCCGGCCTTCACTCTCTACCATCATTTCTGAGAATCCAAA GACTGTTACAGTTGAACCAAGCGATAATGTTCTAGACGCAGCTAAAAAGATGCTTGAAACTCAAACAAGCTCCGCAGTCGTGGCCGTTCACAGGAAACCACGAGGAATTTTAAC GTCAAAGGACATATTAATGCGAGTTATAGCACAAGATCTTTCGCCAAAGTCCATTCTTGTTGAGAGG GTAATGACTCCCAATCCTGAATGTGCTACGACGGATACACCTATTGTTGATGCTTTACATACAATGCATGATGGGAAATTTTTACACCTTCCTGTAGTTGATAGAG ATGGAATTGTAGTTGCTGTGGTTGATGTGCTTCATATCACTCATGCAGCTGTAGCCACT GTGGGAAATACTGCTGGGGTGAATAGCGAAGTTGCAAACACTAGGATGCAAAAGTTTTGGGATTCAGCTATGGAATTGTCCCCAGATGAGGAGGAAGAGACACGGAG CATTGGTTCCTTGAAATTGGCTTCTGAAGGGGCAGAATTGAGAAGATCTATTTCCTATCCTTCATCGAGCCTTCCAAATACTTTTGCATTCAAGATTCAAGACAGAGCAGGGAGGATGCACAGATTCAACTGCG ATATTCGGAGCATGACAGATCTCATAACTGCAATTATTCAGAGAGTGGGGGATGATATCGACCGAAAGAACCTTCCTCAAATTCTG TATGAAGATGAAGACCATGACAAGGTTGTATTAGCAACAAAGAGTGATCTCACAGCTGCCGTTGACCATGCAAGATCTGCAGGTTGGAAG gtcagacagacagacgagtatgcctcttcaataagtgttgcccgagctcagcttgatcg gtcagacagacagacgagtaggcctcttcaataa
- the LOC104223421 gene encoding CBS domain-containing protein CBSCBSPB1-like isoform X2 produces the protein MAASVGGRTPSRRSLSMKSLSSHSKKKTGGVDNVGGLPVSPHRKSLPSSRSMGLAGERTVKRLKLSKALTVPETTSIYEACRRMAARRVDALLLTDSNALLCGILTDKDIATRVIAGEVNIQETPVSKVMTKHPVFVLSDTLAVEALQKMVLGKFRHLPVVENGEVIALLDIAKCLYDAIARLERAAEKGKAIVAAVEGVEKNWGACISGGSDSFIETLRERMFRPSLSTIISENPKTVTVEPSDNVLDAAKKMLETQTSSAVVAVHRKPRGILTSKDILMRVIAQDLSPKSILVERVMTPNPECATTDTPIVDALHTMHDGKFLHLPVVDRDGIVVAVVDVLHITHAAVATVGNTAGVNSEVANTRMQKFWDSAMELSPDEEEETRSIGSLKLASEGAELRRSISYPSSSLPNTFAFKIQDRAGRMHRFNCDIRSMTDLITAIIQRVGDDIDRKNLPQILYEDEDHDKVVLATKSDLTAAVDHARSAGWKVAAKDQIKMEETKFRSKLVTWDFRMTLLLSNTSGSKKTFSNRGQLK, from the exons GGGTCTGGCTGGGGAGCGGACAGTGAAGAGACTTAAGTTGTCTAAAGCTTTAACAGTACCTGAGACTACAAGTATTTATGAAGCATGCCGCAGGATGGCTGCTCGCAGAGTTGATGCTCTATTGCTGACCGATTCAAATGCATTACTATGTGGTATCTTGACGGATAAG GATATTGCAACAAGAGTTATTGCGGGCGAAGTCAATATTCAGGAAACACCTGTTTCAAAGGTTATGACGAAACATCCTGTTTTTGTGCTTTCTGACACACTTGCTGTAGAAGCATTGCAGAAAATGGTGCTAG GAAAATTTAGACATTTGCCAGTTGTAGAAAATGGAGAGGTCATTGCATTGCTTGATATAGCAAAATGTCTTTATGATGCTATTGCTCGCCTTGAAAGGGCAGCAGAGAAAGGAAAGGCCATAGTAGCGGCTGTTGAGGGAGTTGAAAAAAACTGGGGAGCGTGTATTTCTG GTGGCTCTGATTCCTTTATTGAAACACTTCGGGAGCGAATGTTCCGGCCTTCACTCTCTACCATCATTTCTGAGAATCCAAA GACTGTTACAGTTGAACCAAGCGATAATGTTCTAGACGCAGCTAAAAAGATGCTTGAAACTCAAACAAGCTCCGCAGTCGTGGCCGTTCACAGGAAACCACGAGGAATTTTAAC GTCAAAGGACATATTAATGCGAGTTATAGCACAAGATCTTTCGCCAAAGTCCATTCTTGTTGAGAGG GTAATGACTCCCAATCCTGAATGTGCTACGACGGATACACCTATTGTTGATGCTTTACATACAATGCATGATGGGAAATTTTTACACCTTCCTGTAGTTGATAGAG ATGGAATTGTAGTTGCTGTGGTTGATGTGCTTCATATCACTCATGCAGCTGTAGCCACT GTGGGAAATACTGCTGGGGTGAATAGCGAAGTTGCAAACACTAGGATGCAAAAGTTTTGGGATTCAGCTATGGAATTGTCCCCAGATGAGGAGGAAGAGACACGGAG CATTGGTTCCTTGAAATTGGCTTCTGAAGGGGCAGAATTGAGAAGATCTATTTCCTATCCTTCATCGAGCCTTCCAAATACTTTTGCATTCAAGATTCAAGACAGAGCAGGGAGGATGCACAGATTCAACTGCG ATATTCGGAGCATGACAGATCTCATAACTGCAATTATTCAGAGAGTGGGGGATGATATCGACCGAAAGAACCTTCCTCAAATTCTG TATGAAGATGAAGACCATGACAAGGTTGTATTAGCAACAAAGAGTGATCTCACAGCTGCCGTTGACCATGCAAGATCTGCAGGTTGGAAG GTAGCTGCGAAGGACCAAATCAAGATGGAAGAAACAAAGTTTAGATCGAAATTAGTAACTTGGGACTTTCGGATGACACTGTTATTGAGCAACACTTCTGGGAGCAAGAAAACCTTCTCAAATCGTGGTCAGCTCAAGTAG
- the LOC104223421 gene encoding CBS domain-containing protein CBSCBSPB5-like isoform X1 — MAASVGGRTPSRRSLSMKSLSSHSKKKTGGVDNVGGLPVSPHRKSLPSSRSMGLAGERTVKRLKLSKALTVPETTSIYEACRRMAARRVDALLLTDSNALLCGILTDKDIATRVIAGEVNIQETPVSKVMTKHPVFVLSDTLAVEALQKMVLGKFRHLPVVENGEVIALLDIAKCLYDAIARLERAAEKGKAIVAAVEGVEKNWGACISGGSDSFIETLRERMFRPSLSTIISENPKTVTVEPSDNVLDAAKKMLETQTSSAVVAVHRKPRGILTSKDILMRVIAQDLSPKSILVERVMTPNPECATTDTPIVDALHTMHDGKFLHLPVVDRDGIVVAVVDVLHITHAAVATVGNTAGVNSEVANTRMQKFWDSAMELSPDEEEETRSIGSLKLASEGAELRRSISYPSSSLPNTFAFKIQDRAGRMHRFNCDIRSMTDLITAIIQRVGDDIDRKNLPQILYEDEDHDKVVLATKSDLTAAVDHARSAGWKGLRLHLDYSGKCGRRKGSSSNNLDYAHTESVWASAYSAVAAGAALVAGLGVIAFLRRSSN; from the exons GGGTCTGGCTGGGGAGCGGACAGTGAAGAGACTTAAGTTGTCTAAAGCTTTAACAGTACCTGAGACTACAAGTATTTATGAAGCATGCCGCAGGATGGCTGCTCGCAGAGTTGATGCTCTATTGCTGACCGATTCAAATGCATTACTATGTGGTATCTTGACGGATAAG GATATTGCAACAAGAGTTATTGCGGGCGAAGTCAATATTCAGGAAACACCTGTTTCAAAGGTTATGACGAAACATCCTGTTTTTGTGCTTTCTGACACACTTGCTGTAGAAGCATTGCAGAAAATGGTGCTAG GAAAATTTAGACATTTGCCAGTTGTAGAAAATGGAGAGGTCATTGCATTGCTTGATATAGCAAAATGTCTTTATGATGCTATTGCTCGCCTTGAAAGGGCAGCAGAGAAAGGAAAGGCCATAGTAGCGGCTGTTGAGGGAGTTGAAAAAAACTGGGGAGCGTGTATTTCTG GTGGCTCTGATTCCTTTATTGAAACACTTCGGGAGCGAATGTTCCGGCCTTCACTCTCTACCATCATTTCTGAGAATCCAAA GACTGTTACAGTTGAACCAAGCGATAATGTTCTAGACGCAGCTAAAAAGATGCTTGAAACTCAAACAAGCTCCGCAGTCGTGGCCGTTCACAGGAAACCACGAGGAATTTTAAC GTCAAAGGACATATTAATGCGAGTTATAGCACAAGATCTTTCGCCAAAGTCCATTCTTGTTGAGAGG GTAATGACTCCCAATCCTGAATGTGCTACGACGGATACACCTATTGTTGATGCTTTACATACAATGCATGATGGGAAATTTTTACACCTTCCTGTAGTTGATAGAG ATGGAATTGTAGTTGCTGTGGTTGATGTGCTTCATATCACTCATGCAGCTGTAGCCACT GTGGGAAATACTGCTGGGGTGAATAGCGAAGTTGCAAACACTAGGATGCAAAAGTTTTGGGATTCAGCTATGGAATTGTCCCCAGATGAGGAGGAAGAGACACGGAG CATTGGTTCCTTGAAATTGGCTTCTGAAGGGGCAGAATTGAGAAGATCTATTTCCTATCCTTCATCGAGCCTTCCAAATACTTTTGCATTCAAGATTCAAGACAGAGCAGGGAGGATGCACAGATTCAACTGCG ATATTCGGAGCATGACAGATCTCATAACTGCAATTATTCAGAGAGTGGGGGATGATATCGACCGAAAGAACCTTCCTCAAATTCTG TATGAAGATGAAGACCATGACAAGGTTGTATTAGCAACAAAGAGTGATCTCACAGCTGCCGTTGACCATGCAAGATCTGCAGGTTGGAAG GGACTAAGATTGCACTTAGACTATTCAGGAAAGTGTGGCCGTAGGAAGGGTTCAAGCTCCAACAATTTGGATTATGCTCATACAGAATCTGTATGGGCTTCAGCTTACAGCGCCGTAGCAGCTGGTGCGGCATTAGTTGCAGGTTTAGGCGTAATAGCATTCTTAAGGAGATCTAGTAACTGA